From Deinococcus aquaticus, one genomic window encodes:
- the glcF gene encoding glycolate oxidase subunit GlcF, producing MNNDIPVQTLGGQGEVMAHAVDACVHCGFCLPACPTYALLGDEMDSPRGRIVLMKEVLEGGLPLMDAAPHLDRCLGCQACVTACPSGVPYGELITAFRGWSEPQRQRSPFDRAKRAAILKILPAPKVFSVAARLGQFAKPLAPVLPAALRSPLDLLPEHVPAMQPSADFTPARGVRRGRVAFLVGCAQQALTPNFNAATLRVLSRNGIEVVIPDGQGCCGAAALHTGARDEALKLVRANLNAFNPDDFDAILSNAAGCGAGLKEYPMVLHGESDEARAQAFAAKVMDISEYLGGLLADGTLEPTLPASRPLKVAYHDACHLAHAQGVRAQPRDLLRAIPGVTVLEIPEGDLCCGSAGTYNLEQPELATQLGERKAKNILSTHPDLIASGNIGCHTQIQSHVRRQGDRAPVMHTIEILDLAYRGEL from the coding sequence TTGAACAACGACATTCCCGTGCAGACCCTCGGCGGTCAGGGCGAGGTCATGGCGCACGCGGTCGACGCCTGCGTTCACTGCGGCTTCTGCCTGCCCGCCTGCCCCACCTACGCGCTGCTGGGCGACGAGATGGACAGTCCGCGCGGCCGGATCGTCCTGATGAAGGAGGTGCTGGAGGGCGGCCTGCCCCTGATGGACGCCGCGCCGCACCTGGACCGTTGCCTGGGCTGTCAGGCCTGCGTGACCGCCTGCCCCAGCGGCGTGCCATACGGCGAACTGATCACGGCGTTCCGGGGTTGGAGTGAGCCGCAGCGCCAGCGCAGTCCGTTTGACCGGGCCAAGCGGGCCGCGATCCTGAAGATCCTGCCCGCCCCGAAGGTGTTCAGCGTGGCGGCCCGCCTGGGCCAGTTCGCCAAGCCGCTGGCGCCGGTGCTGCCCGCCGCGCTGCGCAGCCCGCTGGACCTGCTGCCCGAACATGTGCCCGCCATGCAGCCCAGCGCCGACTTCACGCCCGCGCGCGGCGTGCGGCGGGGACGGGTGGCGTTCCTGGTCGGCTGCGCCCAGCAGGCCCTGACGCCCAACTTCAACGCCGCGACCCTGCGTGTCCTGAGCCGCAACGGCATCGAGGTCGTCATTCCCGACGGGCAGGGCTGCTGCGGCGCCGCCGCGCTGCACACCGGCGCGCGGGACGAGGCGCTGAAGCTGGTGCGCGCCAACCTGAACGCCTTCAACCCGGACGACTTCGATGCGATCCTCTCGAACGCCGCCGGGTGCGGCGCCGGCCTCAAGGAGTACCCGATGGTCCTGCACGGCGAGAGCGACGAGGCCCGCGCGCAGGCCTTCGCCGCGAAGGTCATGGACATCAGCGAGTACCTGGGCGGCCTGCTGGCCGACGGCACGCTGGAACCCACCCTGCCCGCCAGCCGCCCCCTGAAGGTCGCGTACCACGACGCCTGCCACCTCGCCCACGCGCAGGGCGTCCGCGCCCAGCCGCGCGACCTGCTGCGCGCCATCCCCGGCGTCACCGTCCTCGAAATCCCCGAGGGTGACCTGTGCTGCGGCTCGGCCGGCACGTACAACCTCGAACAACCCGAACTCGCCACGCAACTCGGCGAGCGCAAGGCAAAGAACATCCTCTCCACGCACCCCGACCTGATCGCCAGCGGCAACATCGGCTGCCACACCCAGATCCAGAGCCACGTGCGCCGCCAGGGCGACCGCGCGCCCGTCATGCACACCATCGAGATTCTCGATCTGGCGTACCGGGGGGAACTGTGA
- a CDS encoding FAD-binding oxidoreductase: protein MTILDLSPGDQTITVSGDTTLPEVFATLPAGLYPPFPRVNLPGTVGDLITRGGFGQTFPFASDILGVTFRAPSGRVIRAGGRTVKNVQGYDLTRPFVGSFGLLGEALEVTLRLRPGLSTGHIVHPGPLAPTAARFTWAAPDGTHVVHFGHEREVRTALDLPGAVPVTTPPDYTPLFPGGMGVAEDGPLRDLRFAWHDGAAHPTPPALFTTLAASL, encoded by the coding sequence ATGACCATCCTTGACCTGTCCCCCGGCGATCAGACCATCACCGTCAGCGGCGACACCACCCTCCCGGAAGTATTCGCCACGCTGCCCGCCGGCCTGTACCCGCCGTTCCCGCGCGTGAACCTGCCCGGCACGGTCGGCGACCTGATCACGCGCGGCGGCTTCGGGCAGACCTTCCCGTTCGCGTCCGACATTCTGGGCGTCACCTTCCGCGCCCCCAGCGGCCGCGTGATCCGCGCGGGCGGCCGCACCGTGAAAAACGTGCAGGGCTACGACCTGACCCGCCCGTTCGTGGGCAGCTTCGGCCTCCTGGGCGAGGCGCTGGAGGTCACGCTGCGCCTGCGCCCCGGCCTGAGCACCGGGCACATCGTCCACCCCGGCCCGCTGGCCCCCACCGCCGCCCGCTTCACCTGGGCTGCCCCGGACGGCACGCACGTCGTGCACTTCGGCCATGAACGCGAGGTCCGCACTGCCCTCGACCTGCCCGGCGCGGTCCCTGTCACCACCCCGCCCGACTACACTCCGCTGTTCCCCGGCGGCATGGGCGTCGCAGAAGACGGCCCCCTGCGCGACCTGCGCTTCGCATGGCACGACGGCGCGGCTCACCCCACCCCGCCCGCCCTGTTCACCACCCTGGCCGCCAGCCTGTAA
- a CDS encoding FAD-binding oxidoreductase: MEKLALTTNSRARKPASAGGAHNALAADLTRLLGPRKVLSNLSERLNYRYDAIQFGATPLAVVLPESTEDVVAAVRAARAAGVPIVGRGAASGLSGGAAPTEPGLVISFTRMTRLTIHPDRREAQAQAGVITLAVSDAARPHGLIYPPDPASFRTSTIGGNLAENAGGPMCFKYGVTGDYVRALSFVDADGELHHVTRDAFDLAGLLIGSEGTLGLITEATLRLIPPATHTRTLMAHFPEVGACAEAVSAAIAAGAVPSKLEFMDRACTNAVEDYLNLGLPRGAEAVLLVDTDGDDLDTVQDELQLVADACERAGGTVRRAATDAEGAALWRARRSVSPALGRIRPQRMNEDIVVPRSALPDVVREIRALGDASPFRLVQFGHIGDGNLHPNILFDPRKEDTHAVHDLAHEIALVALRHGGVLSGEHGIGSMKRDFMTDAVDPGTLKALWNVKRALDPHLALNPGKILPAEGVDG, translated from the coding sequence ATGGAGAAACTCGCGCTGACCACTAATTCCCGTGCTCGCAAGCCTGCCTCGGCGGGGGGGGCGCACAATGCCCTGGCCGCCGACCTCACGCGCCTGCTGGGGCCGCGCAAGGTCCTGTCGAACCTGTCCGAACGCCTGAACTACCGCTATGACGCCATTCAGTTCGGTGCCACGCCGCTGGCCGTCGTGCTGCCCGAAAGTACCGAGGACGTGGTGGCGGCCGTGCGGGCAGCGCGCGCGGCGGGCGTGCCCATCGTGGGGCGCGGCGCGGCCAGCGGCCTGTCGGGCGGCGCGGCCCCCACGGAACCCGGACTGGTGATCTCTTTCACGCGCATGACCCGCCTGACCATCCACCCTGATCGGCGTGAGGCGCAGGCGCAGGCGGGCGTGATCACCCTGGCTGTCAGCGACGCCGCCAGACCGCACGGCCTGATCTACCCGCCGGACCCCGCCAGTTTCCGCACGAGCACCATCGGCGGGAACCTCGCGGAGAACGCGGGCGGCCCCATGTGCTTCAAGTACGGCGTGACCGGCGATTACGTCCGCGCCCTGAGCTTCGTGGACGCAGACGGCGAGCTGCACCACGTCACCCGCGACGCCTTCGACCTCGCCGGACTGCTGATCGGCTCCGAGGGCACCCTGGGCCTGATTACCGAAGCCACCCTGCGCCTGATCCCGCCCGCCACGCACACCCGCACCCTGATGGCGCACTTCCCCGAGGTCGGTGCCTGTGCCGAGGCCGTCAGCGCCGCCATCGCCGCCGGGGCCGTGCCCAGCAAACTGGAATTCATGGACCGCGCCTGCACGAACGCCGTCGAGGACTACCTGAACCTCGGCCTGCCCAGAGGCGCCGAGGCCGTGCTCCTGGTCGACACCGACGGAGACGACCTGGACACCGTGCAGGACGAACTGCAACTCGTGGCCGACGCCTGCGAACGCGCCGGGGGCACCGTGCGCCGCGCCGCCACCGACGCCGAGGGGGCCGCCCTGTGGCGCGCGCGGCGCAGCGTCAGCCCCGCGCTGGGCCGCATCCGCCCGCAACGCATGAACGAGGACATCGTCGTGCCCCGCTCGGCCCTCCCGGACGTGGTCCGCGAGATCCGCGCGCTCGGCGACGCCAGCCCCTTCCGGCTCGTGCAGTTCGGGCACATCGGAGACGGCAACCTGCACCCGAACATCCTGTTCGACCCCCGCAAGGAAGACACTCACGCCGTGCACGACCTCGCGCACGAGATCGCCCTCGTCGCCCTGCGGCACGGCGGCGTCCTGAGCGGCGAGCACGGCATCGGCTCCATGAAACGCGACTTCATGACCGACGCCGTCGACCCCGGCACCCTGAAGGCCCTGTGGAACGTCAAACGCGCCCTCGACCCGCACCTCGCCCTGAACCCCGGCAAGATCCTTCCTGCGGAAGGAGTGGACGGTTGA
- a CDS encoding LLM class flavin-dependent oxidoreductase, with protein MSVSSPLPLSVLDLVPVPLGSSAAESVEAALAYAKAAEDAGFERYWVAEHHNMGALASSVPLAVLAAASQRTSRIRLGSGGVMLPNHAPLSVAEGYRLLSALAPDRVDLGLGRAPGTDGRTARALRGAQGLMDEPFERQLSDLIAFGTGQYPAGHPFAGTVAAPAGEGLFPPLWILSSSGYGAHVAAKAGAGLAFAWHINPDTAQARAAADAYRAAFQPSESFPEPRVIVAASVVTAPTAAEAEELSLPLGLMFLRLTRGESAPYPTVTEAKAYPYTPQERVLADSMRRRAIIGDPQSVAARLHALARDAAADEVIVSLNIPDAAQRRDTLKLVMDAVRAQETRELAPA; from the coding sequence ATGAGTGTTTCCTCTCCCCTGCCGCTGTCCGTGCTCGACCTTGTTCCCGTGCCGCTGGGGTCCAGCGCGGCCGAGTCGGTGGAGGCGGCGCTGGCGTACGCGAAGGCCGCCGAGGACGCCGGGTTCGAGCGGTACTGGGTGGCCGAGCATCACAACATGGGCGCACTCGCTTCCAGCGTGCCGCTCGCGGTGCTGGCGGCGGCGTCGCAGCGCACCAGCCGCATCCGCCTGGGCTCGGGCGGCGTGATGCTGCCCAATCACGCGCCGCTGAGCGTGGCGGAAGGCTACCGGCTGCTGTCGGCCCTCGCGCCGGACCGGGTGGACCTGGGCCTGGGGCGCGCGCCGGGCACGGACGGCCGCACGGCCCGCGCACTGCGCGGCGCGCAGGGCCTGATGGATGAACCGTTCGAGCGGCAACTCTCGGACCTGATCGCCTTCGGCACCGGGCAGTACCCGGCCGGGCACCCCTTCGCGGGCACCGTGGCGGCCCCGGCGGGCGAGGGGCTGTTCCCGCCGCTGTGGATTCTGAGCAGCAGCGGCTACGGCGCGCATGTGGCGGCCAAGGCCGGGGCGGGACTGGCGTTCGCGTGGCACATCAACCCGGACACGGCGCAGGCCCGCGCCGCCGCCGACGCCTATCGGGCCGCGTTCCAGCCCTCGGAATCCTTCCCGGAGCCGCGCGTGATCGTCGCCGCGAGCGTCGTCACTGCCCCCACCGCCGCCGAGGCCGAGGAACTCAGCCTGCCGCTGGGCCTGATGTTCCTGCGCCTCACGCGCGGCGAGAGCGCCCCCTACCCCACCGTCACCGAGGCAAAAGCGTACCCGTACACTCCGCAGGAACGCGTGCTGGCTGACTCCATGCGTCGCCGCGCCATCATCGGAGACCCGCAGAGTGTGGCCGCACGCCTGCACGCCCTGGCCCGCGACGCGGCCGCCGACGAGGTGATCGTCAGCCTGAACATCCCCGACGCCGCCCAGCGCCGCGACACGCTGAAACTCGTCATGGACGCCGTTCGCGCGCAGGAAACGCGGGAACTCGCACCCGCCTGA
- a CDS encoding MFS transporter — translation MSAPVPAPPTRPADPTSGRAPGTATTVAARNAAAIAVAVTAGHFINDAYSAMLTPLTPALQSKYGVSIAAVTLLTSVYSLTSSVLQPLLGIIGERLDRRYAAALGPLMTGVGLTLMGFIPWFGALILLVAVAGLGSGFFHPAGAAYVAQHSPPDKRGLWASLFSAGGTAGMALGPVFAGVGLTHLPWFALIGVVVAAITFAVTPSGVQKAKRIPMRDYAGIFRGPLVWLWAMAVLRSLASMGYNAMLPFMLLARGYGAREVAITLAVYSVASAIGGIVGGRLSDRLGRVTILRGAILTTIPFFAALILSSPENWWFYPLTFIVGAAVNASIPVGVVTAQEYAPGHVAVASSIMMGFSWGFAGLLVFLVGALADATSPTTAALAALSLLIPSALIAARLPEPQKVQFS, via the coding sequence ATGTCGGCCCCCGTCCCCGCACCACCCACCCGTCCGGCCGACCCCACCAGTGGCCGCGCACCCGGCACCGCTACCACCGTTGCGGCCCGGAACGCCGCCGCCATCGCCGTGGCCGTCACCGCCGGGCACTTCATCAACGACGCCTACAGCGCCATGCTCACCCCCCTGACCCCCGCCCTTCAGAGCAAGTACGGGGTAAGCATCGCTGCCGTCACCCTGCTCACCAGCGTGTACTCGCTGACCAGCAGTGTCCTGCAACCCCTGCTGGGCATCATCGGCGAACGCCTCGACCGCCGCTACGCCGCCGCGCTCGGCCCCCTGATGACCGGCGTCGGCCTGACCCTCATGGGCTTCATCCCCTGGTTCGGCGCGCTGATTCTGCTCGTCGCGGTCGCCGGACTCGGCAGCGGCTTCTTCCACCCGGCCGGTGCCGCGTACGTCGCGCAGCACAGCCCCCCCGACAAACGCGGCCTGTGGGCCAGCCTGTTCAGCGCGGGCGGCACCGCCGGCATGGCCCTCGGCCCGGTCTTCGCCGGGGTGGGCCTCACTCACCTGCCGTGGTTCGCGCTGATCGGCGTGGTCGTCGCCGCCATCACCTTCGCCGTCACCCCCAGCGGCGTGCAGAAGGCGAAGCGCATCCCCATGCGCGACTACGCCGGCATCTTCCGGGGGCCGCTGGTGTGGCTGTGGGCCATGGCTGTCCTGCGCTCACTGGCCAGCATGGGGTACAACGCCATGCTGCCGTTCATGCTGCTGGCGCGCGGGTACGGCGCGCGCGAGGTTGCCATCACGCTCGCCGTGTACTCGGTCGCCAGTGCCATTGGCGGCATCGTCGGCGGACGGCTCAGCGACCGCCTGGGCCGCGTGACCATCCTGCGCGGCGCGATCCTCACCACCATCCCCTTCTTCGCCGCGCTGATTCTCTCCAGTCCCGAGAACTGGTGGTTCTACCCCCTGACCTTCATCGTCGGGGCCGCCGTGAACGCCAGCATTCCCGTCGGCGTCGTCACCGCGCAGGAGTACGCGCCAGGGCACGTCGCGGTCGCCAGTTCGATCATGATGGGCTTCTCCTGGGGCTTCGCGGGCCTCCTCGTGTTCCTCGTCGGCGCGCTGGCCGACGCCACCAGCCCCACTACCGCCGCGCTGGCCGCCCTGAGCCTCCTGATCCCCAGCGCCCTCATTGCCGCGCGCCTCCCGGAACCGCAGAAGGTGCAGTTCAGCTGA
- the cpdB gene encoding 2',3'-cyclic-nucleotide 2'-phosphodiesterase — MTALLLGAAGAQTVDLRILETTDLHTSALGYDYYQDKPTGEFGLEYTATLINNARNEKRNSLLFDNGDLIQGNPLGDYVARIKPLQDGQMHPMHAAMSVLKYDAANLGNHEFNYGLPFLKQIIDAAPMPIVSANTYVDDGTGKPGANAFNPYLIQRHTVYDTNGRPYIINVGVIGLLPPQIVQWDKSNLDGKIVTADIVETARKFIPQMKAQGADIIVAIAHSGITADYTPGQENVATELTKIAGIDVVLSGHSHQVFPGPVYKSIPGADITKGTINGKPVVMAGFWGNDLGIVDLKLDYDRKTQKWTIKDSAALVRPIWDAAAKKNLVTPDPRIARAVKTAHEGTLAYVRGKVADLTAPINSYWALVQDDPSVQLVNSAQTAYVKAALASTQYKDLPVLSAAAPFKAGGRAGASYYTDIPAGTLAIKNVADLYVYPNTVQAVLITGAQVQEWLERSAGQFKQIDPANTQPQDLVDTSFPTYNFDVIDGVNYEIDVTQLNRYNAKGEIANASAHRIKNLTYQGKPIDPAQQFVIATNNYRASGGGSFPGLTGKNIILAAPDETRQALIGYFNQQKTINPTADGNWKLTSIPGATLLYTSSPNAQKYLPAGATLTKTREDGFAEYNIKN, encoded by the coding sequence ATGACGGCCCTGCTGCTCGGCGCAGCCGGCGCCCAGACCGTCGACCTCCGCATCCTCGAAACCACGGACCTGCACACCAGCGCCCTCGGTTACGACTACTACCAGGACAAACCCACCGGGGAATTCGGCCTGGAATACACGGCCACCCTCATCAACAACGCCCGCAACGAGAAACGCAACAGCCTGCTGTTCGACAACGGCGACCTCATCCAGGGCAACCCCCTCGGCGACTACGTGGCCCGCATCAAGCCCCTCCAGGACGGCCAGATGCACCCCATGCACGCCGCCATGAGCGTCCTCAAATACGACGCCGCCAACCTCGGCAACCACGAATTCAACTACGGCCTGCCCTTCCTCAAGCAGATCATCGACGCCGCCCCCATGCCCATCGTCAGCGCCAACACCTACGTTGACGACGGCACCGGCAAACCCGGCGCGAACGCCTTCAACCCCTACCTCATCCAGCGCCACACCGTCTACGACACCAATGGCCGCCCCTACATCATCAACGTCGGCGTCATCGGCCTCCTGCCCCCCCAGATCGTCCAGTGGGACAAGAGCAACCTCGACGGCAAGATCGTCACCGCCGACATCGTCGAAACCGCCCGCAAATTCATCCCCCAGATGAAAGCCCAGGGCGCCGACATCATCGTCGCCATCGCCCACAGCGGCATCACCGCCGACTACACCCCTGGCCAGGAAAACGTCGCCACCGAACTCACCAAAATCGCCGGTATCGACGTCGTCCTCTCCGGCCACAGCCACCAGGTGTTCCCCGGACCCGTCTACAAGAGCATCCCCGGCGCCGACATCACCAAAGGGACCATCAACGGCAAACCCGTCGTCATGGCCGGCTTCTGGGGTAACGACCTCGGCATCGTCGACCTGAAACTCGACTACGACCGCAAAACCCAGAAGTGGACCATCAAGGACAGCGCCGCCCTCGTCCGCCCCATCTGGGACGCCGCCGCCAAGAAAAACCTCGTCACGCCCGACCCCCGCATCGCCAGGGCCGTCAAAACCGCCCACGAAGGCACCCTCGCCTACGTGCGCGGCAAGGTCGCCGACCTGACCGCCCCCATCAACTCCTACTGGGCCCTCGTGCAGGACGACCCCAGCGTGCAACTCGTCAACAGCGCCCAGACCGCCTACGTCAAGGCCGCCCTCGCCAGCACCCAGTACAAGGACCTCCCCGTCCTGTCCGCCGCCGCACCCTTCAAAGCCGGCGGCCGCGCCGGAGCCAGCTACTACACCGACATCCCCGCCGGCACGCTCGCCATCAAGAACGTCGCCGACCTCTACGTGTACCCCAACACCGTCCAGGCCGTCCTCATCACCGGCGCGCAGGTCCAGGAATGGCTCGAACGCAGCGCCGGCCAGTTCAAACAGATCGACCCCGCCAACACCCAACCCCAGGACCTTGTCGACACCAGCTTCCCCACCTACAACTTCGACGTGATCGACGGCGTCAACTACGAAATCGACGTCACCCAACTCAACCGCTACAACGCCAAAGGCGAAATCGCCAACGCCAGCGCCCACCGCATCAAGAACCTCACCTACCAGGGCAAACCCATCGACCCCGCCCAGCAGTTCGTGATCGCCACCAACAACTACCGCGCCAGCGGCGGCGGCAGCTTCCCCGGCCTGACCGGCAAGAACATCATCCTCGCCGCCCCCGACGAAACCCGCCAGGCCCTCATCGGCTACTTCAACCAGCAGAAAACCATCAACCCCACCGCCGACGGCAACTGGAAACTCACCTCCATCCCCGGCGCCACCCTCCTCTACACCAGCAGCCCCAACGCCCAGAAATACCTCCCCGCAGGCGCCACCCTCACCAAAACCCGCGAAGACGGCTTCGCCGAATACAACATCAAGAACTGA